A window of Raineyella sp. W15-4 contains these coding sequences:
- a CDS encoding type II toxin-antitoxin system RelE/ParE family toxin: protein MADDVSVVLGRHAVDDLRQARDHYAEIDSALSEAFAEAFNAVVERIQVFPHGAPPVDGFPGLRRARMRTFPFGVFYRNTNDTMVLVVRVLHSSRNARSHLR from the coding sequence GTGGCCGACGACGTAAGCGTCGTGCTCGGCAGGCACGCAGTCGATGACCTACGCCAGGCACGCGACCACTACGCAGAGATCGACTCCGCGCTTAGCGAGGCTTTCGCAGAAGCGTTCAACGCCGTCGTCGAGCGGATCCAGGTCTTCCCACACGGCGCACCTCCTGTTGATGGGTTCCCTGGGCTACGGCGGGCGCGGATGAGGACCTTTCCGTTCGGCGTGTTCTACCGGAATACGAACGACACCATGGTCCTCGTTGTCCGGGTCTTGCACAGCTCCCGCAACGCACGGAGTCACCTACGCTGA
- a CDS encoding XRE family transcriptional regulator, protein MLSHRSRLREIREEQGVTQRELVERMDITQPIISALEPGDLGRSGLATLKSYVEALGGTVEVTAIYCGA, encoded by the coding sequence TTGCTAAGCCATCGATCTCGGCTTCGTGAGATCCGTGAAGAGCAAGGCGTGACGCAGAGGGAACTCGTCGAGCGGATGGACATCACCCAGCCCATCATCTCTGCACTGGAGCCCGGCGACCTCGGCCGCTCGGGCTTGGCCACTTTGAAGTCCTACGTCGAAGCCCTCGGCGGAACCGTGGAAGTCACCGCCATCTATTGTGGAGCATAG